A window of Phycisphaerales bacterium contains these coding sequences:
- a CDS encoding VCBS repeat-containing protein, giving the protein MNHVHSFRARAGACVALIALFTGASGAQIAFEQTGTVEVGIAPWAIQAADLNGDTFLDLVTANRGDGTLSLVLGSGDGTFQAPVQITVDGVPAALCVADFNRDALLDLAVADSDGRRLAVLHNTGSAEFDAPIYYDLPLLPTALAAGDLDGDGWIDLAAGMSNPESEFSRNTGAILYNDGAGTLEAPTVFFTNITNIPSLQLADLDRTGDLDLLLGTSSDRTAYWIPNDGFGEFAAAPRRIRMGEGKQLALDVNGDDLVDVVGASDFGNGYFRWAFGLGDGNFDDSDLYTLSGFTLVTDLRAADFDGDGYPDFIHVNHSDGPGYRVVHNNGDGTMDAQQLVPVCDLPRGVAVGDFDGDERPDAAVADAATDTIFVLRNITPEPLLIDPVTTTLTHVCRESMRSADVDGDLDVDIIGLLSANDGQFTHGEVAVFLNNGQGGFGPPALYEAGAQSFYLDVGDLNGDGRPDVVVSNYFDGDASIFYNDGNGQFAPQQRLDVGGAPLNGVAIGDMDNDTRADIVLAGDRSRGILIAFQDEFGAFEVVDHRLDERDFARIALADLNGDDFLDVVAGVNSARDAAVFLNTGLRGLERRVDYEVGTTPRSLAVGDFDGDENADVAFGIEHNISVLYGVGDGTFGEAVLYSTPSATGVTDIKAADLNNDGHVDIVGAEVLNRRVISMLNDGAGALAESGSAYAASCPRIIAVGDFDGDEDTDVATISRPEGQVSLKRLTVFSNSTISDPGSLDGVHLRTSRAVRGRQAQLLVSGARGSERIHFLLGTRGLGLGQRVPLLGGLQLDLRSPVNVIDTAIADSLGNATLQVRVPPGAPVITVGLQAVARRGAGGRASAKTNPVLLDIE; this is encoded by the coding sequence ATGAATCACGTCCATTCTTTTCGGGCTCGTGCCGGCGCCTGTGTGGCCTTGATCGCGCTTTTCACCGGCGCCTCCGGCGCACAGATCGCCTTCGAACAGACCGGAACCGTCGAAGTTGGCATCGCGCCTTGGGCGATTCAGGCGGCGGACCTGAACGGCGACACGTTTCTTGACCTCGTCACCGCCAACCGCGGGGACGGCACGCTCTCACTGGTGCTCGGAAGTGGTGATGGTACTTTTCAGGCGCCGGTGCAGATCACTGTAGACGGTGTACCGGCGGCGTTGTGCGTTGCCGACTTCAATCGGGACGCTCTGCTGGACTTGGCGGTTGCCGACTCCGACGGACGCCGGTTGGCGGTTCTCCACAACACCGGCAGCGCGGAATTCGACGCGCCGATCTACTATGACCTTCCGCTCTTGCCCACCGCGCTGGCTGCAGGAGACCTCGACGGCGACGGCTGGATCGACCTGGCCGCTGGAATGAGCAATCCGGAGAGCGAGTTCAGCCGCAACACCGGCGCCATTCTTTACAACGACGGGGCAGGTACCCTCGAAGCCCCCACGGTTTTCTTTACCAACATTACCAACATCCCGTCATTGCAACTGGCTGACCTTGATCGCACCGGCGATCTCGACCTGCTTCTGGGCACGTCGAGCGACCGGACGGCGTACTGGATTCCCAACGACGGCTTTGGTGAATTCGCAGCCGCGCCCCGCCGCATTCGCATGGGCGAGGGCAAGCAACTGGCGCTCGATGTCAATGGTGATGACTTGGTCGATGTTGTCGGGGCGTCCGATTTCGGCAACGGATACTTTCGGTGGGCTTTTGGTCTGGGCGATGGCAACTTTGACGATTCCGACCTCTACACCCTCAGCGGCTTCACGCTCGTGACGGATCTGCGCGCTGCTGATTTCGATGGCGATGGCTACCCGGACTTCATTCACGTCAATCACAGCGATGGGCCGGGTTATCGTGTAGTCCACAACAACGGCGACGGGACGATGGACGCCCAGCAACTCGTGCCGGTCTGTGACCTGCCCAGGGGCGTCGCGGTCGGCGATTTTGACGGCGACGAACGACCCGATGCTGCCGTGGCTGATGCAGCGACGGACACGATTTTCGTGCTGCGCAACATCACGCCGGAACCGCTGCTGATCGATCCGGTCACGACCACCCTCACTCACGTTTGCCGCGAAAGCATGCGCTCGGCTGACGTCGATGGCGATCTGGATGTTGACATCATCGGGTTGCTCAGCGCCAACGACGGACAGTTCACGCACGGTGAGGTCGCCGTCTTCCTCAACAACGGTCAGGGCGGGTTCGGCCCGCCGGCGCTCTACGAGGCGGGCGCTCAGTCCTTCTATCTCGATGTGGGTGATCTCAATGGCGATGGTCGGCCGGATGTTGTTGTCTCGAACTATTTTGATGGAGATGCGTCGATCTTCTATAACGACGGAAACGGGCAATTCGCGCCCCAGCAGCGGCTGGATGTCGGCGGCGCCCCGTTGAACGGAGTCGCCATTGGCGACATGGACAACGACACGCGCGCCGACATCGTGCTCGCTGGCGATCGGAGCCGCGGAATCCTCATTGCCTTTCAGGATGAGTTCGGAGCGTTTGAAGTCGTGGACCATCGGTTGGATGAGAGGGACTTTGCCCGAATCGCGCTCGCCGATCTGAATGGCGACGACTTCCTCGACGTGGTCGCGGGCGTGAACAGCGCGCGCGACGCCGCGGTCTTTCTCAACACCGGGTTGCGTGGCCTTGAACGTCGCGTTGATTATGAAGTCGGCACCACGCCGCGATCGCTCGCCGTCGGGGACTTCGATGGAGACGAGAATGCGGACGTCGCCTTTGGAATCGAACACAATATCTCCGTTCTCTATGGAGTCGGCGACGGGACGTTCGGCGAGGCCGTCCTCTACTCCACGCCGTCCGCAACTGGGGTCACGGACATCAAGGCAGCGGACCTCAACAACGATGGGCACGTCGATATCGTCGGCGCCGAAGTCCTCAACCGCCGCGTCATCTCCATGCTCAATGACGGCGCCGGCGCCCTGGCTGAGTCCGGCAGCGCCTATGCCGCAAGTTGTCCGCGGATCATCGCGGTCGGCGACTTTGACGGCGATGAGGATACCGACGTCGCCACCATCTCACGGCCGGAGGGGCAGGTCAGCCTCAAGCGGCTCACGGTCTTCTCGAATTCCACCATTTCTGATCCCGGCAGCCTCGATGGCGTGCATCTACGGACCTCGAGAGCCGTTCGGGGCCGTCAGGCGCAACTACTCGTCTCGGGAGCCCGTGGAAGCGAACGAATCCACTTCCTGCTCGGAACCCGCGGACTTGGCCTCGGACAGCGCGTTCCGCTGCTCGGCGGTCTACAACTGGATCTACGCTCGCCGGTGAACGTGATCGACACGGCCATTGCCGACTCGCTGGGGAACGCCACACTGCAGGTGCGCGTGCCGCCGGGTGCTCCGGTCATTACTGTCGGGCTGCAGGCCGTGGCGCGCCGTGGAGCCGGTGGTCGGGCTTCCGCGAAAACCAATCCGGTGCTGCTGGACATCGAGTAG
- the kdsA gene encoding 3-deoxy-8-phosphooctulonate synthase yields the protein MPSTCRVGELVIGPDQPLCIIAGPCVLESAELGRHIGETLKAVCDRLGLSYIFKASFDKANRSSITSKRGPGVAQGLADLARLRDRLGVPVTTDIHEPAQAALAAEYVDLLQIPAFLCRQTDLLAAAGATGKAVNVKKGQFLSPAEMKHVVRKLDESGCTQMMLTERGTFFGYHRLVNDFIGLGDLMEIGPPVCFDATHSTQLPGATETSGGRPERAPLLARAAVAAGVPCVFLECHPEPSRGLSDASNMLRLDAVAPLLASLKALHEVR from the coding sequence ATGCCATCCACCTGCCGCGTCGGCGAACTCGTTATCGGCCCCGACCAGCCGCTGTGCATCATCGCCGGGCCATGTGTACTTGAGTCCGCCGAACTCGGCCGGCACATCGGCGAAACGCTGAAAGCAGTCTGCGACCGCCTCGGCCTCAGCTACATCTTCAAGGCCAGTTTCGACAAGGCGAATCGCTCAAGCATCACCTCGAAGCGCGGCCCCGGCGTCGCGCAGGGCCTGGCTGATCTGGCGCGCCTGCGCGATCGGCTCGGCGTGCCCGTCACGACTGACATCCACGAGCCGGCGCAGGCGGCGCTCGCGGCCGAGTACGTCGATCTGCTGCAGATCCCGGCGTTCCTGTGCCGTCAGACGGATCTGCTGGCCGCGGCCGGCGCCACGGGCAAAGCCGTGAACGTCAAGAAAGGTCAGTTCCTCTCACCCGCCGAGATGAAGCACGTCGTGCGCAAACTCGATGAGTCGGGCTGCACGCAGATGATGCTGACCGAGCGCGGCACGTTCTTCGGCTATCACCGGCTCGTGAACGACTTCATCGGCCTGGGCGATCTCATGGAGATCGGCCCGCCGGTGTGCTTCGACGCGACGCACTCGACGCAACTGCCCGGCGCGACGGAGACGAGCGGCGGACGGCCCGAGCGAGCGCCGCTGCTGGCCCGCGCGGCCGTAGCGGCCGGCGTGCCGTGCGTCTTTCTTGAATGTCACCCCGAGCCAAGCCGCGGATTGTCCGACGCATCCAACATGCTGCGCCTCGACGCGGTCGCGCCGCTGCTGGCTTCGCTCAAGGCGCTGCACGAGGTGCGCTGA
- a CDS encoding DUF1444 family protein, which yields MARMPHEPEAFCEAVMALMSRLSPERNVELAGTFEVLIDGRHLALENLYRMVLNDPDRGVEIVEQFLDHLLEGEEAASVPLPFEVARPRIMPRIQPESIFQHLDAQLVAHQPFVNDTVVLYVIDMPHLTVSITVEQMLKWGVDLEEIDRTARRNLGAYSDELKLRIIEAGSGGKAAIFQENDGYDASRLLLGSLHGRLAPVLGSNFLVAAPARDAFLAVTADPAEFAEKVHSRVEIDYKRLPYPITDRFFIVTMDGIAGTTAA from the coding sequence ATGGCACGAATGCCCCACGAACCCGAAGCCTTCTGCGAAGCCGTCATGGCTCTCATGTCGCGCCTCAGCCCCGAGCGCAACGTCGAACTCGCGGGCACATTCGAAGTGCTCATCGATGGGCGGCACCTCGCGCTCGAGAACCTCTACCGCATGGTGCTCAACGACCCCGATCGAGGCGTGGAGATCGTCGAGCAGTTTCTCGATCACCTCCTGGAAGGCGAGGAGGCGGCGAGCGTGCCGCTGCCTTTTGAAGTCGCCAGGCCGCGCATCATGCCGCGCATCCAGCCCGAGTCGATCTTCCAGCACCTCGACGCCCAACTCGTCGCCCACCAGCCGTTCGTCAACGACACGGTCGTGCTCTACGTCATCGACATGCCGCATCTGACCGTGAGCATCACCGTCGAGCAGATGCTCAAGTGGGGTGTGGACCTCGAGGAGATCGACCGCACCGCGCGGCGAAACCTCGGCGCCTACTCCGATGAACTGAAACTGCGCATCATCGAAGCCGGCAGCGGCGGCAAAGCCGCGATCTTCCAGGAGAACGACGGCTACGACGCCAGCCGCCTGCTGCTGGGCTCATTGCACGGGCGGCTCGCGCCGGTGCTGGGATCGAACTTCCTCGTCGCCGCCCCGGCGCGCGATGCGTTTCTGGCGGTCACGGCCGATCCCGCCGAATTCGCCGAGAAAGTGCACTCGCGCGTCGAGATCGACTACAAGCGCCTGCCGTATCCCATCACCGACCGCTTCTTCATCGTCACCATGGACGGCATCGCCGGCACCACCGCCGCGTAG
- the recA gene encoding recombinase RecA, with translation MSTAAPERDIAGRTQALERTITQIERAFGKGAIMKLDGQNIQAIEGISTGAISLDLALGGRGVPRGRVAELFGPESSGKTTLALHVVASAQKNGGVAAFIDAEHALDPSWARRLGVNVDELLVSQPDTGEQAMEICELLVRSNAVDVVVVDSVAALIPRAEIEGEMGDTHVGLQARLMSQALRKLTGAISKSKTTVIFINQIREKIGVMFGSPETTPGGRALKFYSSVRIDIRRISSIKDGDQNVGNRVRARVVKNKVAPPFRDAEFDIMFTEGISAAGDLIDLADKESIVQKSGAWYSYGDIRLGQGRENSKQFLKDNPELFEEIRRKVLVKAGAITEPAAPIETAAEPEDAKPSGKSKK, from the coding sequence ATGAGCACCGCCGCCCCTGAACGCGATATCGCCGGCCGCACCCAGGCGCTCGAGCGCACCATCACCCAGATCGAACGGGCGTTCGGCAAGGGCGCGATCATGAAACTCGACGGCCAGAACATCCAGGCCATTGAGGGCATCAGCACCGGCGCGATCAGTCTTGATCTGGCGCTGGGTGGGCGCGGCGTCCCGCGCGGCCGCGTGGCTGAACTGTTCGGCCCCGAGTCATCCGGCAAGACCACGCTGGCCCTGCACGTGGTCGCCAGCGCGCAGAAGAACGGCGGCGTGGCGGCGTTCATCGACGCCGAGCACGCGCTCGACCCTTCGTGGGCGCGGCGGCTGGGCGTCAACGTCGATGAACTGCTCGTGAGCCAGCCCGACACCGGCGAGCAGGCCATGGAAATCTGTGAGCTGCTCGTGCGCTCCAACGCCGTGGATGTCGTCGTGGTGGACTCCGTGGCGGCACTGATCCCGCGGGCGGAAATCGAAGGCGAGATGGGCGACACGCACGTGGGCCTGCAGGCTCGCCTCATGAGCCAGGCGCTGCGCAAGCTCACCGGCGCCATCTCCAAGAGCAAGACCACCGTCATCTTCATCAACCAGATCCGCGAGAAGATCGGCGTGATGTTCGGCTCACCTGAAACCACGCCCGGCGGCCGGGCGCTCAAGTTCTACTCTTCGGTGCGCATCGACATCCGCCGCATCAGCTCGATCAAGGATGGCGACCAGAACGTGGGCAACCGCGTACGGGCCCGCGTGGTGAAGAACAAGGTCGCGCCGCCGTTCCGCGACGCCGAGTTTGACATCATGTTCACCGAGGGCATTTCGGCCGCGGGCGATCTCATCGACCTTGCCGACAAGGAGAGCATTGTTCAGAAGTCCGGCGCGTGGTATTCGTACGGCGACATCCGCCTCGGCCAGGGCCGCGAGAACTCCAAGCAGTTCCTCAAGGACAATCCCGAACTCTTCGAGGAGATCCGCCGCAAGGTGCTCGTCAAAGCCGGCGCCATCACCGAGCCGGCCGCTCCGATCGAAACCGCGGCGGAACCCGAAGACGCCAAGCCGTCGGGCAAGTCGAAGAAATAA
- a CDS encoding aminodeoxychorismate/anthranilate synthase component II, with protein MILLIDNYDSFTFNLVQRIGELDAAADLRVVRNDEITIDEIERLAPQRIVLSPGPCTPSEAGICNEVVTAFRGRVPLLGVCLGHQCIGAVHGMVVRRAERIMHGKTSLVHHDGRGIFEGLPEPFVATRYHSLIVQRDTVPLDQFEISAWTDDGVVMALRWKAPPGAAPLDGVQFHPESFLTVDGPLLLANFLGLPRPARTPV; from the coding sequence ATGATCCTGCTCATCGACAATTACGACAGTTTCACGTTCAATCTCGTGCAGCGCATCGGCGAACTCGATGCGGCCGCGGACCTGCGCGTCGTGCGCAACGACGAAATCACCATCGACGAGATCGAGCGCCTCGCGCCGCAGCGCATCGTGCTCTCGCCCGGGCCCTGCACGCCGAGCGAAGCGGGAATCTGCAATGAAGTGGTGACCGCGTTTCGCGGCCGCGTGCCGCTGCTGGGCGTGTGCCTCGGGCACCAGTGCATCGGCGCGGTGCACGGCATGGTGGTCCGCCGGGCCGAGCGCATCATGCACGGCAAGACATCGCTTGTGCACCACGACGGGCGCGGCATCTTCGAAGGCCTGCCCGAGCCCTTCGTCGCCACGCGCTATCACAGCCTCATCGTGCAGCGCGACACGGTCCCGCTCGATCAGTTCGAGATTTCGGCGTGGACCGATGACGGCGTGGTAATGGCCCTGCGCTGGAAGGCCCCTCCCGGCGCGGCGCCGCTCGACGGCGTGCAGTTTCACCCGGAGAGTTTCCTCACCGTTGATGGCCCCCTGCTGCTGGCGAACTTTCTCGGATTGCCGCGGCCGGCGAGAACGCCGGTGTGA
- the mutS gene encoding DNA mismatch repair protein MutS — translation MSASDPTDTPAMRQYMAFKKQHPECVLFFRMGDFYEMFFDDALLVHKVLGITLTERTKGVPMAGVPYHAVENYLRRMIEQGYRVAVADQVQDPREAKGVVDRAVTRVLTAGTLVDETLLDDARSNHVAAVLFTEAGDDSPAVLALAELSTGSFEIVDVEGGALADEVNRLGVDELLYAETATGEAPPRVAAVREASSCALTGRPTWHFRHSDGHEALSRHFGVATLAGFGLADDDPGLAPAGALLRYLSETQGGQEQGSRLAHIRPPIRRALAGYLTIDATSLRSLEVERTMRTGETDGSLMGVFLRHVRTPMGKRLLRDWLCFPLRDIEAINARQRPVEALIEDRETARLLGERLGAMNDVARIAGRMNMGRATPRDLVALGRSAAALDDLHTLLAANVALHPLAESLDGLGGAIQALGESIVQRCVDSPPNHLREGGLVREGVDAQLDECRSLQTDANDWLARYQRQLIESTGINSLKVGYNRVFGYYIEVTAVHSSRVPDTFSRKQTLKNAERYITPDLKEFESKILTARDRAIDREQVLFAQMCREAAGHAAGLAQFARLVAELDVLRGFAEQAVRGRYVRPKIVEETCIDVVAGRHPVLDEILKDRFVPNDCRLGVGCEEPDADAPAQPATLALITGPNMAGKSTYIRQIAIITLLAHTGSFVPAESATIGLTDRLFTRIGASDELHAGRSTFMVEMTETANILHHATQRSLVILDEIGRGTSTLDGLSLAWAIAEQLARTRARTLFATHYHELTSIAEQDKSVCNLHVAVREWADEIIFLYRIVPGRTDRSYGIHVAKIAGLPSSVVQRALGLLDTLEVHTERTNGKLRGAAGGNAPARGEGQLHLFTEFVASPVLEELRKLDFDGLTPLQAFDALRRLREIAEQSG, via the coding sequence ATGTCCGCCAGCGATCCCACCGACACTCCGGCGATGCGCCAGTACATGGCGTTCAAGAAGCAGCACCCCGAGTGCGTGCTCTTCTTTCGCATGGGTGACTTCTACGAGATGTTCTTCGACGATGCGCTGCTCGTGCACAAGGTGCTGGGCATCACGCTCACCGAGCGGACCAAGGGCGTGCCGATGGCTGGCGTGCCCTACCACGCGGTGGAGAACTACCTGCGGCGGATGATCGAGCAGGGCTATCGCGTGGCGGTCGCCGACCAGGTGCAGGACCCGCGCGAAGCCAAGGGCGTCGTCGATCGAGCGGTGACGCGCGTTCTGACGGCGGGCACGCTCGTCGACGAGACGCTGCTCGATGATGCGCGATCGAATCACGTCGCGGCGGTTCTCTTCACTGAAGCGGGCGATGACTCGCCGGCGGTGCTGGCGCTGGCGGAGCTGTCCACCGGTTCATTCGAGATCGTCGATGTCGAGGGCGGCGCGCTGGCGGATGAAGTGAATCGCCTCGGCGTGGATGAACTGCTCTACGCGGAGACGGCCACCGGCGAAGCGCCGCCGCGCGTCGCGGCGGTGCGCGAGGCGAGTTCATGCGCTCTGACCGGCCGGCCGACGTGGCACTTTCGCCACAGCGACGGGCACGAAGCGCTGAGCCGGCATTTCGGCGTGGCGACGCTCGCAGGCTTCGGCCTGGCCGATGACGATCCCGGCCTCGCGCCCGCCGGCGCGCTGCTGCGCTACCTGAGCGAGACGCAGGGCGGGCAGGAGCAGGGCTCGCGCCTGGCGCACATCCGCCCCCCGATCCGCCGCGCGCTGGCCGGCTACCTCACCATCGACGCCACGAGCCTGCGCAGCCTCGAAGTCGAACGAACCATGCGCACGGGTGAAACGGACGGCTCGCTCATGGGCGTGTTCCTCCGGCACGTCCGCACGCCGATGGGCAAGCGGCTGCTGCGCGACTGGCTCTGCTTTCCCCTGCGCGATATCGAGGCCATCAACGCCCGCCAGCGCCCGGTCGAAGCGCTGATCGAAGATCGCGAGACGGCGCGGCTGCTGGGCGAGCGGCTGGGCGCGATGAACGACGTGGCGCGAATCGCGGGGCGCATGAACATGGGCCGGGCCACGCCGCGCGACCTGGTCGCGCTGGGCCGGTCAGCGGCGGCGCTGGACGATCTGCACACGCTGCTGGCCGCCAACGTGGCGCTGCACCCGCTGGCCGAGAGCCTCGATGGGCTCGGCGGCGCTATTCAGGCGCTGGGCGAGTCGATCGTGCAGCGCTGCGTGGACAGCCCGCCCAATCACCTGCGCGAAGGCGGGCTCGTGCGCGAGGGCGTCGATGCGCAGCTTGACGAGTGCCGCTCGCTGCAGACCGACGCCAACGACTGGCTGGCGCGCTACCAGAGGCAGCTGATCGAATCCACCGGGATCAATTCGCTCAAGGTCGGCTACAACCGCGTGTTCGGCTACTACATTGAAGTTACTGCGGTGCACTCCAGCCGCGTGCCCGACACGTTCTCGCGCAAGCAGACGCTCAAGAACGCCGAGCGCTACATCACGCCTGACCTGAAGGAGTTCGAGAGCAAGATTCTCACCGCGCGAGACCGGGCCATCGACCGCGAGCAGGTGCTCTTTGCACAGATGTGCCGGGAGGCGGCGGGTCACGCGGCGGGGCTGGCGCAGTTTGCGCGCCTTGTGGCCGAACTCGACGTGCTGCGCGGCTTTGCCGAGCAGGCGGTGCGCGGCCGCTACGTGCGGCCGAAGATTGTCGAGGAAACGTGCATCGACGTAGTCGCGGGGCGGCATCCGGTTCTTGACGAGATTCTCAAGGACCGCTTCGTGCCCAATGACTGCCGCCTGGGCGTCGGATGCGAGGAACCCGACGCCGACGCGCCCGCCCAGCCGGCCACGCTGGCGCTGATCACCGGGCCCAACATGGCCGGCAAGTCGACCTACATCCGCCAGATCGCGATCATCACGCTGCTGGCGCATACGGGTTCGTTCGTGCCGGCTGAGTCGGCGACGATCGGCCTGACCGACCGCCTCTTCACCCGCATCGGCGCCAGCGATGAATTGCACGCCGGCCGTTCGACGTTCATGGTCGAGATGACCGAGACGGCCAACATCCTCCACCACGCCACACAGCGCAGCCTCGTCATTCTCGATGAGATCGGGCGCGGCACATCGACGCTCGACGGCCTGAGCCTCGCCTGGGCGATCGCCGAGCAATTGGCGCGAACCAGGGCCCGCACGCTCTTCGCCACGCACTACCACGAACTCACGTCGATCGCCGAACAAGACAAGAGCGTGTGCAACCTGCACGTGGCGGTGCGCGAGTGGGCGGATGAGATCATCTTCCTCTATCGCATCGTGCCGGGGCGCACGGATCGCAGTTACGGCATCCACGTGGCCAAGATCGCGGGCCTGCCCAGCAGCGTCGTGCAGCGGGCCCTGGGCCTGCTCGACACGCTCGAAGTGCACACCGAGCGAACCAACGGCAAGTTGCGCGGCGCCGCGGGCGGCAACGCGCCCGCTCGCGGCGAGGGGCAGCTGCATCTGTTCACCGAGTTCGTCGCCAGCCCCGTCCTGGAAGAGCTGCGGAAACTCGATTTCGACGGCCTGACGCCGCTACAGGCATTCGACGCCCTGCGGCGCCTGCGCGAGATCGCGGAGCAGTCGGGCTAG